The window CTGCGTCCGCAACCGCGGCGTGGAGATTTCGGCACGCTTCCAGCCCGTCAAGACCAAGGAGTTCGAATGGACGATCAGCGCCAACTGGTCCAAAAACTGGAACAAGCTGGTCGAGCTGGCCGACGGCGTGGCGATGTGGAACCTCAACCCCAACATCACCGTCGGCGGCAATATCTACATCCGCGCCTACCCCGGCACCGAGCTGGGACGCCTCTACGGCCGCGGCTACGAACGGGCTCCCGAAGGGGCGTTCTACGTCGATGCCGACGGCTCCTACGTCGATTGCTCGAACCAGATCGTCGTGGACGCCGAGACCGGCAGCGCCCGGCTCACCTCGACCGAAGACGAACTGCTCGACCTGGGGAGCATCTACCCCGACTGGACGGCCGGCATGAGCCACTCGCTGTCGTACAAGGGTTTCCGGCTGGGGCTGTCGTTCAGCGCCCAATGGGGCGGCAAGACCTATTCGATGACCCACTTCGCGCTGGCCTATCAGGGCAAACTGAAGAACTCGCTCAAAGGGCGTTACGCCGGCATGATCGTCCCGGGCGTGAACCTCAACGAGAACGGCACCTACTCGAAGAACACCACCATCACGACCGACATCGTCGATCACTACACCAACTACGTCTACGCCCGCGAGAACGCCGAAGAGAACGTCTTCGACACCTCGTTCCTCAAGCTCAAGGAGCTGCGTCTGGAATATTCGCTGCCGCGGCACCTCTGCTCCAAAACGCGGGTTTTCCAGGGCATCACCGTCGGCGTCTACGCCACCAACCTCTTCTGCTGGACGAACTTCCCGCTCTACGACCCCGAGGCGGGCTACGCCGTGGGATCGTCCATTTCGCGCGGTATCGAAGCCGGTGCCTACCCGATGACCCGGACCTACGGCATAAACCTGAAACTGGACTTCTAAAAACCGACTCCGCACTATGAAAAACATACTACGATACACGCTGGCGATCTGCACGGCAGGCCTTCTCCCGGTCGCCTGCACCTCGAATTTCGACGAGTACAACACCAACCAGAACCAGATGGAGATGGGCGACGTACACCCGCTGAACCTGCTGGAGCACATTCTCTTCACGGGAGCCGACGGCATGGTCTACCGCACGTGGCTGCTCAACAACGAGCTGATCCAGTACACCGTGCAGATGTACACCGAGAACGTCCACCGCTACATGATCCGCGACAGCTACAACAGCGGCACGTGGAACCACCTCGCCCGCTGGGCGGCCAACTCCGACCACATGATCGAGCAGGCCGTGAAGAACGGGGACGCCAACTCGGAGGCCATCGCCCTGACGATGCGGGCGCTGTTCGTCTCGAACTGGACGGACATCTACGGCGACATCCCCTTCAGCGAGGCTTTCCAGGGGCGCAACAACGTCCTCAAACCCAAGTTCGACACCCAGAAGGAGGTCTACACGCAGCTTTTCGCCGACCTCGACCGCGCCAACTCGCTCTACGATCCGTCGCGGGCGCTGCGCTACCCGAACAAGGACCTGATGTACAAGGGCGACATCGCCAAATGGCGCAAGTTCACCAACTCGCTCCACATGCGGCTGCTGATGCGGTTGCAGAACCGCGACGCGGAGATGGGCGTGAGCGAGAAGCTCCGCGAGATCGTCTCGAACCCCGCGCGCTACCCGGTCATGGCGTCGAACGCCGACAACGCGGCGCTCTTCTACACCAACGTCGATCCCTTCATCGGGCATTTCGGCACCACGACGCTGCAAAGTTTCACCTCGAACTCGCACCGCATGGCCGAACACCTGGTCAACCTGATGAACAACACCAACGACCCGCGGCTGGGCATCTACGCCGTGCAGCAGAACAACGAATGGACAGGGCTGGTCAGCGGCTACCCCACCACGGAGACCAACGCCACCAACTGCGCCTACCTGAACAAGGACGTGCTGGGCGACTACACCTCGCCCTATACGTTCATGCGCTACGACGAGGTGCTGTTCATCCTCTCCGAGGCGGCGTTCCGCGGCATGATCCCGGGCGGCAGCGCCGCGGCGCAGCAGTATTACGAGCAGGCGGTGCTGGCGTCGATCGACTACTGGGACGAGATCAACCCCTCGCCCACCTACGAGATCACGCAGGCGCAGAAGAACGCCTTCATGCAGATCGTCGCCTTCGACAACACGCTGGAACAGATTCTCAACCAGAAGTACATCGCCCTTTTCTGGGAGGGCTACGAGGCGTGGCACGAGTACCGCCGGACGGGTTATCCCAACTTCAAGATCGGCAAGGGCACGGCCAACGACGGCGTGCTTCCCACGCGCTTCATCTACCCGGTGACCACGGTGGACACCAACCACGAAAACTACCTCAAGGCGATCGCCAACCAGGGTCCCGACAACATGAAGACCCGACTCTGGTGGGCGCGCAAGCAGTAATCCCGAAAAACACCGAACAATGAATACCGAACGAATCATATCGCATACGAAATACCGTCTTGCCGGGCTTCTGGCGGCCGTTGCGCTGCTGGCCGCGGGATGCACCGCGGACGAGGACACCGACGCCCCGTACCTCTACTTCGGCGAGGAGATCGAATCGCTCTCCTACACGGTCAACGGAGGTTCGCTGACCGTCGAGATGTATTCGAACATGGGCCCGTGGGTCATCGAACCCGCCTACACGGGCGACGAGGAGTGGATCGACATCTGGCCCGACGAAGGCGACGACAGCGGCCGCTTCACGGTCACCGTCGCGGCCAACGACGGAGCCTACACACGTTACAGCACGGTCAACGTCGTCATCGGCGGCCGGGTCGTCAAGTCCTTCGAGGTCATGCAGTCGGGCGTCGATCCGTCGATCGCCCTCGACATGGGCTCCGACCATATCATGACCGCCTCGAAAGGCGGCACGATCACCGTTCCGCTGAAAACCAACGTCGGCTGGAAACCCGTGGCGCTGGAGAGCGCCGCCGGATGGATATCCTTCGGCGAATCGGCCGATGCCGCCCAGGAGCTGATCGTCGCCCCGAACACGGGCAGCGAACGCACGGGCGTCGTGCGCTTCCAGGCCATCGGCACCAACATGGAGAAGCTCTACGCCGACCTGACGATCGTCCAGTTCGACACGGCGCAGGACCCCAACAACGGCGAGAAGCTGACCGTCGCCGAGGCCGTGGCCCGCTACGCCGACGCAGGCAAGATCACCGACAACGTATGGGTCGAAGGCTATGTGACGAGCGACCGCGAGAAACGCAACTTCGACCTCAACGTCATGACGCTTCAGGACGACAGCCGCCGCGGCCTGCTCTTCGAGTTCGCCTCGACGAACGACAACACGTTCCGCATGAACGAGCGTCTGAAAGTTCATCTGCTGGGCCAGCAGCTGGTCACCGACGCGACGACCCGTTCATTGAAGGTGGCGGCCTTTACCTCGAATTCGGTCTTCGAACGCGACGAGGCGGGAACGGGCATCGCCCCCGTCGAACTGGAGAGCATCGCCGAGCTTCCGAACTACGAGAACACGCTCGTGACGCTCAAAAAGGTCGAGTTCGTCCAGCCCGCCGGCACCTACTGCAACATCGACGAACGCTACACGCAATCGACTCCCTCCTACGCGACGATCGCCTACAACGCCACGGCGATGCCCTTCTGCGACGGCAACGACTTCTACGGCCACCTGCTGCGCGACGAGGAGGGCAACACCTGCAAGCTCTACACGACGACGTGGTTCCTCGACCGTTTCGCCGCGCTCGTTCCCGAGGGCTCGGGACCGCTGACGGGCATCGTCACCAAGTATTACAAGCAATCGACAGGCGAGGTCTACATCATCCGCCTGCGCCGGCACGAAGACAACCGGGTGTCGTCCGACGCTTCGACGCGCATGTCGAAGACGCTGATCCAGTTCGGGCCCTTCGACGACACGAACACCTACGACAAACTGACGCCGCGCGTGGGCAGCGGACAGCTCACGACGACCATGTGGTCGGCCGTGCAGGCCGGCGCCGGCGGCATCTCGATGGACTGGGGCTGGAGCTACGCCCGCATGGCCCCGGCCACGGTGACAGTCAAGAGCGACGGTTCGCAGAGCATCTCCCCGGCGCTGTCGAACAGCTACACGAACTTCAACGTCCTCGCCTGCGTCTCGTGCCAGTATTTCTGGGACTGCACCGCCTCGACGATGAACCGCACCGACGCCCCCGAGGGCTACAAGGGCGAGTGCTGGGTCTTCCACGTGAACGACTTCACGCCCGACGCGTCGAAAGACCTCTACCTCACCTTCGCCCTGGCCAGCTCGCAGACCGGCCCGATGTATTTCGACATCGAGTGGGGCGAGGAGGAGAACGGCCCGCTGTCGGCGTACACCAAGATCGGCGAAATCATCTCGCCCGACTGGTACTCGTGCCACCAGTTGCAGCAGTTCATCCTCAAACTCCCCGACGAGATGAAGAGCAAGCAGAAGTTCACGATCCGCTTCCGCGTCACCCGCAACTGGAACGCCGGCAACGGCATGGTGAACGGCAGTTCGACGGAGAGCACGACCGTCGCCAAGGGCGGCGCCCCGCGCATCAGCTTCTGGCAGATCGCCGAGATATAAGAACCTCAAAAAAACGCAATGAACCATGAACAACCGTAAATTCAGATACCGGATCGCAACGCTC of the Alistipes senegalensis JC50 genome contains:
- a CDS encoding DUF5689 domain-containing protein, with translation MNTERIISHTKYRLAGLLAAVALLAAGCTADEDTDAPYLYFGEEIESLSYTVNGGSLTVEMYSNMGPWVIEPAYTGDEEWIDIWPDEGDDSGRFTVTVAANDGAYTRYSTVNVVIGGRVVKSFEVMQSGVDPSIALDMGSDHIMTASKGGTITVPLKTNVGWKPVALESAAGWISFGESADAAQELIVAPNTGSERTGVVRFQAIGTNMEKLYADLTIVQFDTAQDPNNGEKLTVAEAVARYADAGKITDNVWVEGYVTSDREKRNFDLNVMTLQDDSRRGLLFEFASTNDNTFRMNERLKVHLLGQQLVTDATTRSLKVAAFTSNSVFERDEAGTGIAPVELESIAELPNYENTLVTLKKVEFVQPAGTYCNIDERYTQSTPSYATIAYNATAMPFCDGNDFYGHLLRDEEGNTCKLYTTTWFLDRFAALVPEGSGPLTGIVTKYYKQSTGEVYIIRLRRHEDNRVSSDASTRMSKTLIQFGPFDDTNTYDKLTPRVGSGQLTTTMWSAVQAGAGGISMDWGWSYARMAPATVTVKSDGSQSISPALSNSYTNFNVLACVSCQYFWDCTASTMNRTDAPEGYKGECWVFHVNDFTPDASKDLYLTFALASSQTGPMYFDIEWGEEENGPLSAYTKIGEIISPDWYSCHQLQQFILKLPDEMKSKQKFTIRFRVTRNWNAGNGMVNGSSTESTTVAKGGAPRISFWQIAEI
- a CDS encoding SusD/RagB family nutrient-binding outer membrane lipoprotein — translated: MKNILRYTLAICTAGLLPVACTSNFDEYNTNQNQMEMGDVHPLNLLEHILFTGADGMVYRTWLLNNELIQYTVQMYTENVHRYMIRDSYNSGTWNHLARWAANSDHMIEQAVKNGDANSEAIALTMRALFVSNWTDIYGDIPFSEAFQGRNNVLKPKFDTQKEVYTQLFADLDRANSLYDPSRALRYPNKDLMYKGDIAKWRKFTNSLHMRLLMRLQNRDAEMGVSEKLREIVSNPARYPVMASNADNAALFYTNVDPFIGHFGTTTLQSFTSNSHRMAEHLVNLMNNTNDPRLGIYAVQQNNEWTGLVSGYPTTETNATNCAYLNKDVLGDYTSPYTFMRYDEVLFILSEAAFRGMIPGGSAAAQQYYEQAVLASIDYWDEINPSPTYEITQAQKNAFMQIVAFDNTLEQILNQKYIALFWEGYEAWHEYRRTGYPNFKIGKGTANDGVLPTRFIYPVTTVDTNHENYLKAIANQGPDNMKTRLWWARKQ